In Zea mays cultivar B73 chromosome 7, Zm-B73-REFERENCE-NAM-5.0, whole genome shotgun sequence, the following proteins share a genomic window:
- the LOC100276706 gene encoding protein transport protein yos1-like isoform X1: MGLWTLLEGFLLLANALAILNEDRFLGPRGWSMSEVSGNGQTKSFKGQIVGLIYATQFLRMPLIALNVLIIVVKLVSG; encoded by the coding sequence ATGGGCCTGTGGACATTGCTGGAGGGTTTTTTGCTTCTTGCAAATGCGTTAGCGATATTGAACGAAGACCGCTTCCTTGGTCCAAGGGGATGGAGCATGTCTGAAGTATCAGGAAACGGGCAAACCAAGTCGTTCAAGGGCCAGATCGTGGGGCTTATCTACGCTACACAGTTTCTGCGGATGCCCTTAATTGCTCTCAACGTTCTCATCATCGTTGTCAAATTGGTGTCTGGCTGA